One Candidatus Binatia bacterium DNA window includes the following coding sequences:
- a CDS encoding phosphoglycerate kinase codes for MKSIEKIPLEGRRVFIRVDFNAPVTDGRITDVTRIRAAKKTIEYAIAKRAKVILASHRGRPGGKVTPELSLGPIAGQLSEEIGGKPVRLLPDCIGPEVERAIAQMKDGEVVLLENLRFHKEEEKNDEGFARALAALCDVYINDAFGAAHRAHASTAGMARFVADCGAGFLMFEEVAALQSLLDDPPRPFVAVIGGAKVRDKVKLMHNLLDRVDSLLIGGAMSYTFLHAIGIPVGASIVDDDNVDLARSLVTDARARGVRLALPLDHVIAREFKETAPVKATEGAAIDTGFMGLDIGPKTRSEFREILLGARTIFWNGPMGVFEWESCAAGTMAVANAVADSNAHSVIGGGDSGAALAKSGRTGDVSHVSTGGGASLEFLEGSELPGVAALEQAEAAA; via the coding sequence GTGAAGAGCATCGAGAAGATTCCTCTGGAGGGACGACGCGTTTTCATCCGCGTCGACTTCAATGCGCCGGTGACCGACGGCCGCATCACCGACGTGACGCGCATCCGCGCTGCGAAGAAGACGATCGAATACGCAATCGCCAAACGCGCCAAGGTGATCCTGGCGTCCCACCGCGGACGTCCCGGCGGCAAGGTGACGCCCGAACTGTCGCTCGGCCCCATTGCCGGGCAGCTGTCCGAGGAAATCGGCGGGAAGCCGGTCCGGCTTCTGCCCGATTGCATCGGTCCGGAAGTCGAGCGCGCCATCGCGCAGATGAAGGACGGCGAAGTCGTCCTTCTCGAGAACCTGCGCTTCCACAAGGAAGAGGAAAAGAACGACGAAGGCTTCGCGCGCGCGCTGGCGGCCTTGTGCGACGTCTACATCAACGACGCATTTGGCGCGGCGCACCGCGCACACGCCTCGACTGCGGGCATGGCCCGCTTCGTCGCCGACTGCGGGGCGGGCTTCCTGATGTTCGAGGAGGTCGCTGCGCTGCAGAGCCTGCTCGACGATCCGCCGCGTCCGTTCGTCGCCGTCATCGGCGGCGCCAAGGTCCGCGACAAGGTCAAGCTGATGCACAACCTGCTCGACCGCGTCGACTCGCTGCTGATCGGCGGCGCGATGTCGTACACGTTCCTGCACGCGATCGGCATCCCGGTCGGTGCGTCGATCGTCGACGACGACAACGTCGATCTCGCGCGCAGCCTCGTCACCGATGCGCGTGCACGCGGGGTGCGGCTCGCGCTTCCGCTCGACCACGTGATTGCGCGCGAGTTCAAGGAAACGGCCCCCGTCAAGGCGACCGAAGGTGCTGCGATCGATACCGGCTTCATGGGCCTCGACATCGGCCCGAAGACGCGCAGCGAATTTCGCGAGATCCTGCTCGGCGCGCGGACGATCTTCTGGAACGGCCCGATGGGCGTCTTCGAATGGGAAAGCTGCGCTGCCGGCACGATGGCAGTCGCCAACGCCGTGGCCGACTCGAACGCGCACAGCGTGATCGGCGGAGGCGACTCCGGCGCTGCACTGGCCAAGTCGGGGCGCACCGGCGACGTCAGCCACGTGTCCACCGGCGGCGGCGCTTCGCTCGAGTTCCTCGAAGGGAGCGAGCTTCCCGGCGTCGCTGCGCTCGAGCAGGCCGAGGCGGCAGCGTGA
- the gap gene encoding type I glyceraldehyde-3-phosphate dehydrogenase: protein MAIRVGVNGFGRIGRNMLRAARGRSDFEIVAVNDLTDAATLAHLLRHDSVHGRFDGTVEAGNGEIIVRGNPIKVLSATNPANLPWKELGVDIVVESTGRFTKRDQAAAHLAAGARKVLISAPASGADLTLCYGVNHQSYDPAAHHVVSNASCTTNCLAPVAKVLHESFGLRRGMMTTIHSYTNDQKILDLPHDDLRRARAAALSMIPTTTGAAKAVGLVLPALKGRLDGMAIRVPTPNVSVVDLVFETDKKPSADEINAAVKAAANGPLKGVLQYCDEELVSCDFNGNHHSSIFDAPLTKVLEPGFSKILSWYDNEMGFSARMCDVVAMMASSL from the coding sequence ATGGCCATTCGCGTCGGCGTCAACGGCTTCGGAAGAATCGGGCGCAACATGCTGCGCGCCGCGCGCGGTCGCAGCGACTTCGAGATCGTCGCCGTCAACGACCTGACCGACGCGGCGACTCTCGCGCACCTGCTCCGTCACGACTCCGTGCACGGCCGCTTCGACGGCACCGTCGAGGCCGGCAACGGCGAGATCATCGTTCGCGGCAATCCCATCAAGGTACTGTCGGCCACCAATCCGGCCAACCTTCCGTGGAAGGAGCTGGGGGTGGACATCGTCGTCGAGTCGACGGGCCGTTTCACCAAGCGCGACCAGGCGGCCGCCCATCTTGCCGCCGGCGCCCGCAAGGTGCTGATCTCGGCCCCGGCCTCCGGCGCCGACCTGACGCTCTGCTACGGCGTCAACCACCAGTCCTACGATCCGGCCGCCCACCACGTCGTCTCCAACGCGTCGTGCACCACCAACTGCCTGGCGCCGGTAGCCAAGGTGCTGCACGAGAGCTTCGGGCTGCGCCGCGGCATGATGACGACCATCCACTCGTACACGAACGACCAGAAGATCCTCGACCTGCCTCACGACGACCTTCGCCGTGCTCGTGCCGCCGCACTGTCGATGATCCCGACGACGACCGGCGCCGCCAAGGCCGTCGGCCTCGTGCTGCCGGCCCTGAAGGGCAGGCTCGACGGCATGGCCATCCGCGTTCCGACGCCGAACGTCTCGGTGGTCGACCTCGTGTTCGAGACGGACAAGAAGCCGTCGGCCGACGAGATCAACGCCGCAGTCAAAGCCGCCGCCAACGGGCCTCTGAAGGGAGTCCTGCAGTACTGCGACGAGGAGCTCGTCTCGTGCGACTTCAACGGCAACCACCACTCGTCGATCTTCGATGCGCCGCTGACCAAGGTGCTGGAGCCCGGCTTCTCGAAGATCCTGTCGTGGTACGACAACGAAATGGGGTTCTCGGCCCGCATGTGCGACGTCGTCGCGATGATGGCCTCTTCGCTGTGA
- a CDS encoding MotA/TolQ/ExbB proton channel family protein gives MSMLTGSGPVVLVVLWTLIAASVASWGIVIFKARQMRLARHGAEEFQKLFWDTRNLAEVSRACVQLGPNPLAAVFAAGYEELLRLRTRKKANAEEGFSTELGGIANVERAMRRAALRERTELEKLLTFLATTSSTAPFIGLFGTVWGIMNSFRGLSMGGPSSIQAVAPGISEALIATAAGLAAAIPALVAYNHYARAARLVAGEMDSFISEFLNIAERHFLN, from the coding sequence ATGTCCATGCTCACCGGCTCCGGACCGGTGGTGCTCGTGGTCCTGTGGACGCTGATCGCGGCGTCGGTCGCGAGCTGGGGCATCGTCATCTTCAAGGCCCGGCAGATGCGCCTGGCCCGCCACGGCGCCGAGGAGTTCCAGAAGCTCTTCTGGGATACCCGCAACCTGGCCGAAGTCTCGCGGGCCTGCGTGCAGCTCGGGCCCAACCCCCTGGCCGCCGTGTTCGCTGCCGGCTACGAGGAGCTCCTGCGCCTTCGCACGCGCAAGAAGGCGAACGCCGAAGAAGGTTTCAGCACCGAGCTCGGCGGCATCGCCAACGTCGAGCGCGCGATGCGGCGGGCCGCCTTGCGCGAAAGGACCGAGCTCGAAAAACTGCTGACCTTCCTCGCGACCACGTCGAGCACCGCGCCGTTCATCGGCCTTTTCGGCACGGTCTGGGGCATCATGAATTCGTTTCGCGGCCTGTCGATGGGAGGGCCGTCGAGCATCCAGGCGGTGGCGCCGGGCATTTCCGAAGCACTGATCGCGACCGCAGCCGGGTTGGCCGCGGCCATCCCCGCCCTCGTGGCGTACAACCACTACGCCAGGGCGGCGCGCCTCGTCGCCGGCGAGATGGACAGCTTCATCTCGGAATTCCTCAACATCGCCGAACGTCACTTCCTCAACTGA
- the tolR gene encoding protein TolR yields MGGGDDYEGGTVAGINVTPLVDVMLVLLVIFMVTAPIIQQGVNVQLPQAGGQAVEGEDVALVVSVTGDNKVYLNDKQMELDKLTSTVAANLKEEPRRVVYVRGDKGADYGKVVQVISSLKAAGVDKLGLITEPPGAK; encoded by the coding sequence GTGGGCGGCGGCGACGACTACGAAGGCGGGACGGTAGCGGGAATCAACGTCACGCCGCTGGTCGACGTGATGCTGGTGCTGCTGGTGATCTTCATGGTCACTGCGCCGATCATCCAGCAGGGTGTCAACGTGCAGCTTCCCCAGGCCGGCGGCCAGGCGGTCGAGGGCGAAGACGTGGCGCTCGTCGTCTCCGTGACCGGCGACAACAAGGTCTACCTCAACGACAAGCAGATGGAGCTCGACAAGCTCACGTCCACGGTTGCTGCCAACTTGAAGGAGGAGCCCCGCCGCGTCGTCTACGTGCGCGGCGACAAGGGCGCCGATTACGGCAAAGTGGTGCAGGTCATCTCCTCACTGAAGGCGGCGGGCGTCGACAAGCTCGGCCTGATCACCGAGCCGCCGGGGGCGAAGTAA
- a CDS encoding energy transducer TonB: MGAGVRERPGAARAGHFDPRLLRDFGWSFAGHILIVLVVIVVALYAPEPTRFEGEGGPVVDLAVPRGDSPLLKIGPLAKPSSRQATPQPKPEPPKVEQPPAPPKAEPPKVEPKPEPAKPEPVKPPEPPKVEPKPEPPPPKKDAIPEPKKPEPPKVVPPKPEPKPEPKKPEPPKKPEPKPEPAKKAEPPKKPEPAKKPETPKAAEKPEPPKKTEPAAETPKSAPKTEPAKGSQASTTGAGAPGAAHETETGRSGDPNGGGGGPGNRSPEFYAYFGYLYRTLKAQWVWPGDPDPTLATTVRFSILADGSITDVRITDRSRSAQYDESAVNAVRATGTLTPPPPNVRADFEDVEFVFRGAEMMQ; the protein is encoded by the coding sequence GTGGGCGCCGGCGTCCGCGAGCGGCCCGGCGCCGCGCGGGCGGGGCACTTCGATCCTCGCCTGCTGAGGGACTTCGGCTGGTCGTTCGCCGGCCACATCCTCATCGTCCTCGTCGTCATCGTCGTTGCGCTGTACGCGCCCGAGCCGACGCGTTTCGAGGGCGAAGGAGGGCCGGTCGTCGACCTTGCCGTTCCGCGCGGCGACTCGCCGCTGCTGAAAATCGGGCCTCTCGCCAAGCCGTCGAGCCGCCAGGCGACGCCGCAGCCGAAGCCGGAGCCTCCCAAGGTCGAGCAGCCACCGGCGCCGCCGAAGGCGGAGCCGCCGAAGGTCGAACCGAAACCCGAGCCGGCAAAACCGGAGCCGGTAAAGCCGCCCGAGCCGCCCAAAGTCGAGCCGAAACCCGAGCCTCCTCCTCCCAAGAAGGACGCGATCCCGGAGCCGAAGAAGCCCGAGCCCCCGAAGGTCGTGCCGCCCAAGCCCGAGCCGAAACCGGAGCCGAAGAAACCGGAGCCGCCGAAAAAGCCCGAGCCGAAGCCGGAGCCTGCGAAGAAAGCGGAGCCGCCGAAGAAGCCCGAGCCTGCGAAGAAACCGGAGACTCCGAAGGCTGCCGAAAAACCCGAGCCGCCGAAGAAAACCGAGCCCGCAGCGGAGACGCCGAAGAGCGCGCCGAAAACGGAACCGGCGAAGGGATCGCAAGCTTCGACGACCGGCGCCGGTGCGCCCGGCGCCGCACACGAGACGGAAACGGGCCGTTCAGGCGATCCGAATGGCGGAGGCGGTGGGCCGGGCAATCGCAGCCCCGAGTTCTACGCGTACTTCGGCTACCTGTATCGAACGCTGAAAGCCCAGTGGGTATGGCCCGGCGATCCCGACCCGACTTTGGCGACCACGGTTCGATTCAGTATACTTGCTGACGGCAGCATCACCGACGTGCGCATCACGGATCGCTCCCGCAGTGCGCAGTACGATGAGTCGGCAGTCAACGCCGTTCGGGCGACGGGAACCCTGACTCCACCTCCACCGAACGTCCGCGCGGATTTCGAGGACGTCGAGTTCGTCTTCCGCGGTGCCGAGATGATGCAGTGA
- the tolB gene encoding Tol-Pal system beta propeller repeat protein TolB — MEPSSSRRLSTAASVALAAVLFAIPRSLHAAPLHGEISGAGSNRTPIAVVRLAPISAPEPALEEEFRRIVADDLEISGLYKVVDPASYIEGVPPGPLGPEHVNFLNWQAVGARGVVLGHYEKTGSDLAVEVAYLDVGAHSMVGGKRFRGPASDVARMAHRTADAVMEFTTGTPGPFDSRIAFVSNRGGFAKEINVFTFDGEITRVTNHHTVTMAPSWSVDSGSIVFTSFRGGAPSLYSVTLAGRAEKQLATKMGVNVGGAWKPDGSSLALAREEGGNTDIYLLNFASQEQKRLTDHWGIDVDPAWNPDGSRLAFCSSRGGTPQVYTMAPSPGSEATRITFGGSYNCAPSWSPDGHWIAYAGRVGRDFHIFIVPATGGEPRQLTFTGSNEDPTWSPDSRYVVFAREAGGDRKLYLVDLTGRWERELTTGKGDDSSPSWSKRLD; from the coding sequence ATGGAACCCAGCAGCTCGCGCAGGCTTTCTACGGCGGCTTCCGTCGCCCTTGCCGCGGTACTTTTCGCGATTCCCCGGTCACTGCACGCGGCTCCGCTGCACGGCGAGATCTCCGGCGCCGGGTCCAACCGCACGCCGATCGCCGTCGTGCGCCTCGCGCCGATCTCGGCTCCCGAGCCTGCGCTCGAAGAGGAATTCCGGCGCATCGTTGCCGACGACCTCGAGATCTCCGGCCTCTACAAGGTCGTCGACCCCGCGTCCTACATCGAAGGAGTTCCTCCGGGGCCTCTCGGTCCCGAACACGTCAACTTCCTCAACTGGCAGGCCGTCGGCGCGCGCGGCGTAGTTCTCGGTCACTACGAGAAGACCGGCAGTGACCTTGCGGTCGAAGTCGCCTACCTCGACGTCGGCGCCCATTCGATGGTCGGCGGCAAGCGCTTTCGCGGCCCCGCCTCCGACGTCGCGCGCATGGCGCACCGTACCGCCGACGCCGTCATGGAGTTCACGACCGGCACCCCCGGTCCCTTCGACTCGCGCATCGCGTTCGTCTCCAACCGCGGCGGCTTTGCCAAGGAGATCAACGTCTTCACGTTCGACGGCGAGATCACCAGGGTGACCAACCACCACACGGTGACGATGGCCCCGTCGTGGTCGGTCGACTCGGGCTCGATCGTCTTCACGAGCTTTCGCGGGGGAGCACCGTCGCTGTACAGCGTCACGCTGGCGGGCCGGGCCGAGAAGCAGCTTGCGACCAAGATGGGCGTCAACGTCGGCGGGGCCTGGAAGCCCGACGGCAGCTCGCTGGCGCTGGCCCGCGAGGAGGGCGGCAACACCGACATCTACCTGCTGAACTTCGCCAGCCAGGAGCAGAAGAGGCTGACCGACCACTGGGGCATCGACGTCGATCCCGCGTGGAACCCGGACGGCTCCCGCCTGGCGTTCTGCTCTTCGCGAGGCGGTACGCCGCAGGTCTACACGATGGCGCCGTCGCCCGGCAGCGAAGCGACACGCATCACTTTCGGCGGAAGCTACAACTGCGCGCCGTCGTGGTCGCCCGACGGCCACTGGATCGCGTACGCCGGTCGCGTCGGCCGCGACTTCCACATCTTCATCGTTCCGGCCACCGGAGGAGAGCCGAGGCAGCTCACTTTCACCGGCTCGAACGAGGATCCGACCTGGTCTCCCGACTCGCGCTACGTCGTGTTCGCGCGCGAAGCGGGTGGAGACCGCAAGCTTTACCTCGTGGACCTCACAGGCAGATGGGAGCGAGAATTGACCACCGGCAAGGGGGATGATAGTTCCCCAAGTTGGTCGAAGCGGCTAGATTAG
- a CDS encoding OmpA family protein codes for MSLGLAVWMRKLSVLGVVVGTGLALVVTSGCSAKKSGEDTGSLTDDSLGGKGSLGQFEKTGSSSEGGRFETVYFAYDSADLDGSGNQAVRADADLLRKESGKVEIEGHCDERGTAQYNLALGARRAKTVRDALVGAGIKAGRLSTVSYGEELPVCHEQNEDCWHRNRRAHLVDLTE; via the coding sequence ATGAGTCTCGGACTTGCGGTGTGGATGCGGAAGCTCAGCGTGCTGGGCGTGGTGGTGGGGACCGGGCTCGCGCTCGTCGTGACGAGCGGTTGCTCGGCCAAGAAGTCCGGCGAGGACACGGGCAGCCTTACCGACGACAGCCTCGGGGGCAAGGGCAGCCTCGGCCAGTTCGAGAAGACCGGCTCCTCGAGTGAAGGCGGCCGCTTCGAGACCGTGTACTTCGCGTACGACTCGGCCGACCTCGACGGCTCAGGCAACCAGGCAGTGCGCGCCGATGCCGACCTCCTGCGCAAGGAGAGCGGCAAAGTCGAGATCGAAGGCCACTGCGACGAGCGTGGTACCGCACAATACAACCTTGCGCTCGGCGCCCGCCGCGCCAAGACCGTTCGCGACGCGCTGGTCGGCGCCGGCATCAAGGCCGGTCGCCTCTCCACGGTCAGCTACGGCGAGGAACTCCCCGTCTGCCACGAGCAGAACGAGGACTGCTGGCACCGCAACCGGCGCGCCCACCTCGTCGACCTGACCGAGTAG
- the ybgF gene encoding tol-pal system protein YbgF, whose translation MRSNLSVWIALLPVASLVAGCSAMDGSSDRRYDDLRSMVLEQRRAIEDLRHEQELVRAAIDQMQYGHRPGHPIGPGGPGGPGSATDDYWQRPTAPMTEDQTGPASNATASAGSPPTTPVPVAPAPPAPSPSSEPEKGQVPSELVGTAYDSAMRQLAEGDQDEAIQSFRNFLHDNATSPYADDAQFWIGEAYFRKGQYHRAIIEFNQVSINYGSGDKAPAALLRQADAFKIVGDRVDAKLSLQKVIGRYPGTGEAAKASKMLSELGTGG comes from the coding sequence ATGCGTTCGAACCTGTCCGTCTGGATTGCCCTGCTGCCGGTTGCGTCGCTCGTCGCCGGCTGCAGCGCAATGGACGGCAGCTCGGACCGCCGCTACGACGATCTTCGCAGCATGGTGCTCGAGCAGCGCCGCGCCATCGAAGACCTTCGCCACGAGCAGGAGCTGGTGCGCGCGGCAATCGACCAGATGCAGTACGGGCATCGCCCGGGCCATCCGATCGGTCCAGGCGGTCCAGGCGGTCCCGGCAGCGCCACCGACGACTACTGGCAGAGGCCGACCGCGCCGATGACCGAAGACCAGACCGGGCCTGCGTCCAACGCGACGGCGAGCGCCGGCAGTCCGCCGACCACCCCGGTGCCCGTTGCACCCGCCCCGCCGGCACCGAGCCCGTCGAGCGAGCCGGAGAAAGGCCAGGTGCCTTCCGAGCTGGTCGGCACCGCGTACGACTCGGCGATGCGCCAGCTCGCCGAAGGCGACCAGGACGAAGCGATCCAGTCGTTCCGCAATTTCCTGCACGACAACGCGACCTCACCGTACGCCGACGACGCGCAGTTCTGGATCGGCGAGGCGTACTTCCGCAAAGGGCAGTACCACCGCGCGATCATCGAGTTCAACCAGGTGTCGATCAACTACGGATCGGGCGACAAGGCTCCCGCGGCGCTGCTGCGCCAGGCCGATGCGTTCAAGATCGTCGGCGACCGCGTCGATGCCAAGCTGAGCCTGCAGAAAGTCATCGGCCGCTATCCCGGCACCGGCGAGGCAGCCAAGGCCTCCAAAATGCTGTCGGAGCTCGGAACCGGCGGGTGA
- a CDS encoding bifunctional riboflavin kinase/FAD synthetase, which translates to MRVLRSLKSARGLPGRAVVTIGNFDGVHRGHQVILQRLRREADARGAAAVVLTFDPHPISVVRPEAAPPAIMTLHDRLDALKVERPDLVVVQRFSKSFAAIEADEFVRRFLVETLRCQLVLVGDDLNFGRDRGGNVASLERSGRRYDFAVEVIPPVEVDGVVARSSVIRSLVRDGDVVAAARLLGRPHFVRGRVEHGAGRGRGLGFATANLKPQTPLVPGDGVFVTLSRLGRRRIDSVTSIGSTPTFGGTETAIEAHLLVELGDLYGRPLMLEFLEKLRDQKKFETTGALAAQIGTDVARAKAVLASHSRA; encoded by the coding sequence ATGAGGGTCCTCCGCAGTCTGAAGAGTGCGCGCGGCCTTCCCGGCCGTGCGGTGGTGACCATCGGCAATTTCGACGGTGTGCACCGCGGCCACCAGGTCATCCTGCAGCGCCTTCGCCGCGAGGCCGATGCGCGCGGCGCGGCCGCCGTCGTCCTCACGTTCGATCCGCATCCGATCTCGGTCGTGCGCCCCGAAGCGGCGCCGCCGGCGATCATGACGCTGCACGACCGGCTCGACGCGCTGAAGGTCGAGAGGCCCGACCTCGTCGTCGTCCAGCGCTTCTCGAAGAGCTTCGCGGCCATCGAGGCCGACGAGTTCGTGCGGCGCTTCCTCGTCGAGACGCTTCGCTGCCAGCTCGTGCTGGTCGGTGACGACCTCAACTTCGGGCGCGACCGCGGCGGCAACGTCGCTTCGCTGGAGCGCTCGGGCAGGCGCTACGACTTCGCCGTCGAAGTGATTCCTCCGGTGGAGGTCGACGGGGTCGTCGCGAGATCCAGTGTCATCCGCTCGCTGGTGCGCGACGGTGACGTCGTTGCCGCGGCGCGACTGCTCGGCCGCCCTCACTTCGTGCGCGGCCGCGTCGAGCACGGTGCGGGCAGGGGACGCGGGCTCGGCTTCGCAACCGCCAACCTGAAACCTCAGACGCCGCTGGTGCCGGGCGACGGTGTGTTCGTCACGCTGTCGCGCCTCGGCCGCCGCCGCATCGACAGCGTGACGTCGATCGGCAGCACGCCGACGTTCGGCGGCACCGAGACGGCCATCGAGGCCCACCTGCTCGTCGAGCTCGGCGACCTCTACGGTCGTCCGCTCATGCTCGAGTTCCTCGAGAAACTGCGCGACCAGAAAAAATTCGAGACGACCGGCGCACTGGCCGCGCAGATCGGTACCGACGTCGCGCGCGCCAAGGCAGTGCTGGCCTCGCACAGCCGCGCATGA
- a CDS encoding RluA family pseudouridine synthase — translation MSASRLPGTSAPPRKKAGAALQEAAATSRGEAARAARSATFFVAPQYAGERLDSWLARQDGAPTRSQIKAAADDDRLTIDGKPVRASHRLREGESVTLLEAEPAPLPPPSSGDAIDLVVLHEDEWFLAIDKPAGLVVHPGAGNPAGTLVDALRAREPSRAWPGDASRAGIVHRLDRETSGVILVAKTVAAHEALSRQFRDRTIRKTYLAIVHGAVKEPGHIDLAIGRHPTERTKMSVRGRPARASTTDYRPLERVGPATLLEVHPRTGRTHQIRVHLSAAGFPIVSDPVYGGRTIGGLKRHALHASAIELAHPAGGGHLRIEAPLPRDLEDLLAWLRASADRGGKGQGGRDRG, via the coding sequence ATGAGCGCGTCGCGGCTGCCGGGCACGAGCGCGCCGCCGCGGAAAAAGGCCGGCGCGGCGCTGCAGGAAGCCGCTGCCACTTCGCGCGGCGAAGCCGCCCGCGCCGCCAGGAGCGCTACATTTTTTGTAGCGCCGCAGTACGCCGGCGAGCGCCTCGATAGCTGGCTCGCGCGCCAGGACGGCGCGCCGACGCGCTCGCAGATCAAGGCCGCCGCCGATGACGACAGGTTGACGATCGACGGCAAGCCCGTGCGCGCATCGCACCGTCTGCGCGAAGGCGAGAGCGTCACGCTCCTCGAGGCCGAGCCTGCGCCGCTGCCGCCGCCATCCAGTGGCGATGCGATCGACCTCGTCGTGCTCCACGAGGACGAATGGTTCCTCGCCATCGACAAGCCGGCCGGGCTCGTCGTGCATCCGGGGGCGGGCAATCCTGCGGGCACTCTGGTCGATGCGCTTCGTGCGCGTGAGCCTTCGCGAGCGTGGCCGGGAGACGCGAGCCGCGCCGGCATCGTCCATCGCCTCGATCGCGAGACCTCGGGCGTGATCCTCGTTGCAAAGACAGTGGCGGCCCACGAAGCGCTGTCGCGACAGTTCCGCGACCGCACGATCCGCAAGACCTACCTCGCGATCGTGCATGGCGCAGTGAAGGAGCCGGGCCACATCGATCTTGCGATCGGGCGCCATCCGACCGAGCGCACGAAAATGTCCGTGCGAGGCCGCCCCGCGCGCGCATCGACGACCGACTACCGGCCGCTCGAGAGAGTGGGACCGGCCACGCTGCTCGAGGTGCACCCTCGCACCGGCCGAACCCACCAGATCCGCGTGCATCTTTCGGCGGCAGGCTTCCCGATCGTCAGTGACCCGGTTTACGGAGGCCGCACGATCGGCGGGCTCAAGCGCCATGCGCTGCATGCCTCCGCCATCGAGCTGGCCCATCCGGCCGGCGGCGGGCATTTGCGCATCGAAGCCCCGCTTCCGCGAGATCTGGAGGACCTGCTGGCCTGGCTGAGGGCCTCCGCCGACCGGGGCGGGAAGGGGCAGGGCGGCCGGGACCGCGGTTGA
- the rho gene encoding transcription termination factor Rho translates to MSERGTETARERKSGDERSGRGHRDGGKSHGRGRGQGGGGQGGGGGGGQNHDRPGRLPKEDLAADEAQIAAAEASTTPTLDLTELKKKTVRELADVARELGVEGVAAMRKQELIFKLLEAQTAKNGNVYGEGVLEILPDGFGFLRAPDSNYLPGPDDIYISPSQVRRFGLRTGDVVSGLIRSPKEGERYFALLKVSAINYDAPDRVRDKVLFDNLTPLYPDAPLRLSHDPAEFTTRVIDLLVPIGKGQRALIVAAPRTGKTVMLQHIAHGIAENNKEVILIVLLIDERPEEVTDMQRSVKGEVVSSTFDEPPTRHVQVAEMVIEKAKRLVEHGRDVVILLDSITRLARAYNATVPPSGKILSGGVDSNALRGPKKFFGAARNIEDGGSLTIIGTALVDTGSRMDEVIFEEFKGTGNCEIHLERRLMDRRVFPTIDILKSGTRKEDLLMEKDALTRVFLLRKLLTQLNQVEAMEFLLGKMKGTKSNKDFLDSMSQ, encoded by the coding sequence ATGTCAGAACGCGGCACTGAAACTGCCAGGGAAAGAAAGAGCGGGGACGAACGGTCCGGTCGCGGTCATCGCGACGGCGGCAAATCCCATGGCCGGGGACGAGGCCAGGGAGGCGGCGGCCAAGGCGGAGGCGGTGGTGGAGGCCAGAACCACGACCGCCCCGGACGGCTCCCGAAGGAAGACCTCGCTGCCGACGAAGCCCAGATCGCGGCAGCCGAAGCCTCGACCACTCCGACCCTCGACCTTACCGAGCTGAAGAAGAAGACGGTCCGCGAGCTGGCCGACGTGGCGCGCGAGCTCGGCGTCGAAGGCGTCGCGGCGATGCGCAAGCAGGAGCTGATCTTCAAGCTCCTCGAGGCCCAGACTGCCAAGAACGGCAACGTCTACGGCGAGGGGGTCCTCGAGATCCTGCCCGACGGGTTCGGTTTCCTTCGCGCTCCGGATTCGAACTACCTTCCCGGTCCCGACGACATCTACATCTCGCCGAGCCAGGTGCGCCGCTTCGGGCTTCGCACCGGCGACGTCGTCTCGGGCCTGATCCGCTCGCCGAAGGAAGGCGAACGTTACTTCGCGCTGCTCAAGGTCTCGGCGATCAACTACGACGCTCCCGATCGCGTGCGCGACAAGGTCCTTTTCGACAACCTGACGCCGCTCTACCCCGACGCGCCGCTTCGGCTGTCCCACGATCCTGCCGAGTTCACCACCCGCGTCATCGACCTCCTCGTGCCGATCGGAAAAGGCCAGAGGGCGCTGATCGTCGCGGCACCGCGCACCGGAAAGACGGTGATGCTGCAGCACATCGCGCACGGCATCGCGGAGAACAACAAGGAAGTCATCCTCATCGTCCTGTTGATCGACGAGCGGCCCGAGGAAGTCACCGACATGCAGCGCTCGGTCAAGGGCGAGGTCGTGTCGTCGACGTTCGACGAGCCGCCGACCCGTCACGTGCAGGTGGCCGAGATGGTGATCGAGAAGGCCAAGCGCCTCGTCGAGCACGGCCGCGACGTCGTGATCCTGCTCGACTCGATCACGCGCCTGGCGCGCGCCTACAACGCGACCGTGCCACCGAGCGGCAAGATCCTGTCAGGCGGCGTCGACTCGAATGCGCTGCGTGGTCCGAAGAAGTTCTTCGGCGCTGCGCGCAACATCGAGGACGGAGGCAGCCTGACGATCATCGGCACCGCGCTGGTCGATACCGGCAGCCGCATGGACGAGGTCATTTTCGAAGAGTTCAAGGGCACCGGGAACTGCGAGATCCACCTCGAGCGCCGCCTGATGGACCGCCGCGTGTTCCCGACCATCGACATCCTCAAGTCAGGCACCCGAAAGGAAGACCTGCTGATGGAAAAGGACGCCCTCACCCGCGTCTTCCTGCTGCGCAAGCTCCTGACCCAGCTGAACCAGGTCGAAGCCATGGAGTTCCTGCTCGGCAAAATGAAGGGAACCAAGAGCAACAAGGACTTCCTCGACTCCATGAGCCAATAG